From the Malus domestica chromosome 17, GDT2T_hap1 genome, one window contains:
- the LOC103440678 gene encoding probable 2-oxoglutarate-dependent dioxygenase AOP1, whose translation MASETQPKLPVIDLSDENLKPGTDAWLLACKEIKDALEEYGCFEAIYHKVPLELHNSMFTAMEDLFGLPLETKKQKTSDRHLHSYLGQYSFIPLYESLAMANPTTVEGAQGFTSTMWPQGNDHFCETAHSFSKLVAELSQMVTRMVFDMYGVQRLYDSHMELTTYQLRWYKYRTQQANETNVGMLPHTDKSFISILNQDQVNGLQIGTKDSQWIDVKPSPSSFLILAGDAFMAWSNDRVPSCEHQVTMRENKTRYSLGLFSFKSGIIQVPEELIDEKHPLLYKPFDHFSFLDFGRTPEARNLLRSIKAYCGV comes from the exons ATGGCGTCAGAAACTCAGCCTAAGCTTCCTGTTATAGATTTATCTGATGAGAACTTGAAGCCCGGTACAGATGCATGGCTATTGGCATGCAAAGAAATCAAGGATGCACTAGAAGAGTATGGCTGCTTCGAAGCTATTTACCATAAAGTTCCTCTGGAACTTCACAACTCCATGTTTACTGCGATGGAAGATCTATTTGGTCTTCCATTAGAAACTAAAAAGCAAAAGACCAGCGATAGGCATTTACACAGCTATCTTGGACAATATTCATTCATTCCTCTCTATGAATCCTTGGCGATGGCTAATCCAACAACTGTTGAAGGAGCTCAAGGTTTCACAAGCACCATGTGGCCTCAAGGAAATGACCATTTTTG TGAAACTGCTCATTCCTTCTCAAAGCTGGTAGCAGAATTGAGTCAAATGGTGACAAGAATGGTTTTTGATATGTACGGTGTGCAGAGGCTTTATGACTCTCACATGGAATTAACTACATACCAGCTTAGATGGTATAAGTACAGAACACAACAAGCGAATGAAACCAATGTGGGAATGCTTCCTCACACAGACAAGTCCTTCATATCCATACTGAATCAAGATCAGGTGAATGGTTTGCAGATTGGAACAAAGGATAGTCAGTGGATTGATGTGAAGCCTTCACCTTCATCTTTTCTAATCTTGGCAGGTGATGCATTCATG GCATGGAGCAATGATAGAGTACCCTCTTGTGAACATCAAGTCACCATGAGAGAGAACAAAACCAGATACTCCCTAGGTCTGTTCTCATTCAAAAGTGGGATTATACAAGTACCTGAAGAGCTAATTGATGAGAAACATCCCTTATTGTATAAGCCATTTGATCATTTCAGTTTCCTTGACTTCGGTCGAACACCAGAGGCAAGGAATTTGTTGCGTTCTATCAAAGCCTACTGTGGTGTGTGA